The genomic window CGGCGCCTTCTGGATGGCGGTGAACCACGTGCTCCTCAAGGAGTTCTACGCCGAGCGCGAGGTCCCCTTCTTCAAAGACTACGTCACCAAGTACACCGATTTCCCTTTCCTCGTGCAGCTAACGGAACAGGACGGCGTCTGGCGCCAGGGTGAACTGGTGCGCGCCGCCCAGTTCGAGCGCTCGGCAAACCTCGAACATGCGGAATGGTGCCTGTGCGTTGCGGATCAGGACGGCTCGGTGCGAGTCCCCAACGGGAGCCTCGGCACGCGCTGGAGCAAACAGGAGGGAAACTGGAACCTCGAGATGAAGGACGTGGTGGACGGCGGCGCGATCAACCCAGCCCTCACCTTCCTTGGGGGGGAGACCCGCAGGGTCCTCTTCCGTTTCGAGGGGGAAACCGATGCGGTCCGCGAGGTCCCGGTGCAGCGCGTCACCACCGACAAGGGCGAGATCGTGGTCACCACGGTCTTCGACCTTTTGATGGCGCAGTTCGGCGTCTCCCGCGGCCTTTCCGGTGACTACCCGGCCGGGTACCATTCCGAGCTTCCCTTCACCCCGAAATGGCAGGAAAAGCACACCGGCATCGACGCCGAGACGGTTCTGAAGATCGCACGCGAATGGGGCGAGAACGGCGAGAAGAGCAACGGGCGCAACATGGTCATCATCGGCGCTGGCGTGAACCACTGGTACCACCAAGACCTCATCTATCGCGCCGCGATCACCGCCCTCATCCTGACCGGGAGCGTCGGGAGAAACGGCGCAGGCCTTGCCCATTACGTCGGGCAGGAGAAGGTCCAACCGCTCTCCCCCTGGACCTCCATCGCCATGGCGCACGACTGGATCAAGGGTTCCCGTCTGCAGAACACCCCGAGCTTTTGGTACATGCACTCGGACCAGTGGCGCTACGACCGCAGCTTCGTGGATTACTTCAAGCCGGAGACCGGCGAGAAAATGCCGGTGCACGCCGCGGACTTCAACGCGAAAGCGGTGCGGCTTGGCTGGCTCCCCTTCGCCCCGCATTTCAACGAGAACCCCCTTTCGCTCATGAAACAGGCGAAGGAGGCGGGGTGCGAGGACGACGCGGCGACGCGCGCGTGGCTCGTGCAGCGCCTTAAAAGCGGCACCACCCGCTTCGCCATCGAGGACCCGGACGCCGAGGGGAACTGCCCCAAGGTGTGGTTCATCTGGCGCGGCAACGCGATCTCGGCAAGCGCCAAGGGGCACGAGTTCTTCCTGAAGCACGTGCTCGGCGCCCCGAACGCGAGCTGCACCGCGCGCGAGGCCGCCAAGGGCGAGGTGCAGGACATCGTCTGGCACGAAAAGGCCCCCGAGGGGAAGGTCGACCTCGTCGTCGATCTCAACTTCAGGATGGACACCTCGACCATGTACTCGGACATCGTCCTTCCGGCGGCGACCTGGTACGAGAAGAGTGACCTGAACACCACCGACATGCACTCCTTCGTGAACTGCATGGACGCGGCGGTCCCCCCTTCCTGGGAATCCAAGTCGGACTGGAAGATCTTCACCATGATCGCCAAGAAGGTGAGCGAACTCGCCGCGACGCACCTCCCCGAGCCGGTACGCGACGTGATCGCCGCACCGCTTTTGCACGACACCCCGGGCGAGATCGCACAGCGCACGGTAAAGGACTGGAAACTCGGCGAGTGTGAGCCGGTGCCGGGCAAGACCATGCCCAACCTCGCCATCGTCGAGCGGGACTACGTGAACCTCTACAACCGCTACCTTTCGGTAGGGCCCGAGATCGGGCACCTCGGTTCGCACGGAAACTACTACGACGCCAATGACGAACACGAGAAACTGCGGGAAACCCTTCCCAACCGTAGCTGGAACGGCAAGAGCTTCATCGACATCGCCGACGAGAAGGTGGTGGCGGACGTGATCCTGTCGCTTGCCCCCGAGACCAACGGGGAACTAGCGCACCGCGCCTACCGCAACCTGGAGAAGAGGGTCGGCAAGCCGCTCGCGCAGCTAGCCGAAGGGTCGCGCGATGTGCGGATCAAATGGGAGGACGTGACCCAGAAACCGCGCCGGGTGCTGAACTCCCCGATCTGGAGCGGGCTCGTGAACGGCGGTCGCCCGTACGCGCCGTTCACGCTGAACGTCGAGCACGAGGTCCCCTGGCGCACCCTGACCGGGCGTCAATCGCTCTACCTGGATCACCCGTACTACCGTGAGTTCCACGAGGGGCTCCCGACCTTCAAGGGGAAACTGAACCCGGCGCTTCTGGACGAGACCGAGGGGGAACAGGGGCTCGTGCTGAACTTCCTCACCCCGCACGGGAAATGGGGCATCCACTCCACCTACAGCGACAACCTGAGGATGCTCACCCTCTCCCGCGGCGGGCAGGCGATATGGCTGAACCATCTGGACGCGGCCGGTGCCGGTATCGAAGACAACGAGACCATCGAGGTGTACAACGCAAACGGCGCGGTCGTCTGCCGCTCCATCGTCTCGTCCCGCATACCGCGCGGCGCAGCGATCATGTACCACGCACCGGAGCGGACCCTGAACATCAAGAAGTCGAAGAAAAGCGGGAAAAGGGGCGGCGTTCACAACAGCCTCTCCCGCATCCGCCTGAAGCCGACCCTGATGCTCGGTGGGTACGCGCAGTTCAGCTACTACTTCAACTACTGGGGCCCAACCGGCGTGAACCGCGACAGTTACGTGGTGGTCAGGAAACTGAAATAGGATCAAGGAGCCATAAATGGATGTTAGAGCCCAAATAGTCATGGTGTTCAACCTGGACAAGTGCATCGGCTGCCACACCTGTTCCATTTCCTGCAAGAACATCTGGACCGACAGGAAGGGCGCCGAATACATGTGGTGGAACAACGTCGAGACCAAGCCCGGCGTCGGTTACCCGCGGCAGTGGGAGGACCAGGAGCGCTTCAAAGGGGGCTGGGTGGTCGACGGCAAGAAGCTGAAGCTGAAGGCCATGGGCAAGGGCCCCACCCTCGCCAACATGTTCTTCCAGCCCAACATGCCGAAGATCGAGGACTACTACGAGCCCTTCGACTTCGATTACGGGAACTTGGCTGGAGCCAAGGAGTCGAAGGACCAGCCGGTGGCAGAGGCCTTCTCCCAGATCTCCGGGAAGAAGATCGAGGAGATCCAGGGAGGCCCCAACTGGGACGACGACCTCTCCGGCTCACAGGTCTACGCGGCCAAGGACCTGAACCTCAAAGACAAGAAGGTGATCGAGTCCTACGATTCGATGTTCATGCAGTACCTGCCGCGCATCTGCAACCACTGCCTGAACCCGGCCTGCGTCGCCTCCTGCCCGTCGCGCGCCCTCTACAAGCGCGGCGAAGACGGCATCGTCCTCGTCGACCAGGAGGTGTGCAAGGGGTGGCGCTTCTGCACCAGCGCCTGCCCGTACAAGAAGGTCTACTTCAACTGGAGTACCGGCAAGGCCGAGAAGTGCATCTTCTGCTACCCCCGCGTCGAGGGTGGGCAGTGCAACGCCTGCGCCCACAGCTGCGTCGGACGCATCCGCTACGTGGGCGTGCTCCTTTACGACGCGAAAGCCGTCGAGGCGGCGGCGCTGAAGGGAGATGCCGAACTCGTCGAGGCGCACCGCGACGTGATCCTCGACCCGCGCGACCCGGAGGTCTGCAGACAGGCCAAGGAGAACGGCATCTCCGACCAGTGGCTGGACGCCGCTGCCGCCTCCCCGGTCTACGCGCTGGTGAAGGAGTTCCGCGTTGCCCTCCCGCTGCACCCGGAATTCAGGACGCTCCCGATGGCGTACTACATCCCTTCCCTCTCCCCGGTCCTTTCCACCTGGGGCGATACCCACAAGCTCCTGGAGCACGGCATGATCCCGGCGCTCGAGACCTTAAGGGTCCCCATCGGTTACCTGGCGAGCCTTCTTTCCGGTGGGAACCACGCCGTGATCGAGGAGGCACTTAAAAAGCTGATCGCGATCAGGGTGCAGATGCGGGCGGAAAACCTCGGGCTCCCGGCCGACCCGGAGCTCCTTGCAGACGCGGGGCTCGACGAAGCGGCGGCAAAGAGGCTGTACCGGCTCTTCACCATCGCGGGCTACAACGAGCGCAACGTGATCCCGCCGCAGCAGCGCGAGGAGAACGATCCGGAGAAACGCAGGCAGGAGGGAGGCTTCGGCATCCTTAAGAAGACCAGGAGGGGCGGCAAATGAGCATTCAGCAGAGCTATGACGCCCTGGCGAGACTGTTCGAGTATCCAAAGCAAAGGGAGGAGCTGCAGGCATCCTTCGCCAATGTCGCTGGCTACCTGCGGCAAAACGAGATCCAGTCACGGCTGAACCTTTTCGGCGAGCTGGTGACCGGATCGACGCTGGAAAAACTGCAGGAAGAGTACGTCGCCCGCTTCGACTTCAACCCGGCGGCTGCGCCCTACCTGGGGCATCACCTGTACGGCGACAACCAGAAAAAGGGTGGATACATGATCCAGGTGAAACAGGAGTACGCACGACACGGCTTCGTCGCTCCCGAAGAGGAACTCCCGGACCACCTGGCGGTGCTTCTCTCCTTCCTCTCGCATCTGGCACGGCACGGGGAGGATGAAGCGCGCCGCGAGTTCATCGCGAAACTGGTGCTACCCGGCATCAACAAGCTGCTCGGGGCCCAGGCCCCGCGCGACACGTCCCCATGGTTAACCCTGGTCGAGGCGGCCGAGCTCCTTTGCAGCGCGGACTGCCGGGAGGTTCCCTCATGCTGAACGATCTGATCTTCATAGCGCTCCCCTACGCCGCGCTCGCGCTGGTGCTCCTGGTAACGCCGTACCGCTTTTTGAGCAACCGGCTCACCTGGTCGGCCTACTCGACGCAGTTTCTCGAGCGAAAATTCCTCTACTGGGGGATCAACCCGTGGCACTACGGCATCCTCCCGATCCTCTTGGCCCATGTCGTAGGCTTCGCCTTCCCCGGTTTTTTCAAGGGGGTCCTCGGCAACCAGCAGACCCTTTTCGCGACGGAAAGCGTCCTCTTCGGGCTAGGCGCTTTCGCCTTTTTCGGCGTGCTGCTTCTTTTGCTGAGGCGCGTGAACTCGGGGATGCTGAAGCGGGTCACCTTCAGTTCGGACTGGCTCGTGCTATACCTGCTCGCCTTCCAGGCGGGTACCGGGATCTACATCGGCTACTTCATGCGCTGGGGCTCGCAGTGGTACCTGTACACCGCGGTCCCCTA from Geomonas ferrireducens includes these protein-coding regions:
- a CDS encoding nitrate reductase subunit alpha, translated to MSHDRIKDERSPQNRQWEEFYRNRHQYDKVVRSTHGVNCTGGCSWMVHVKDGIVGWELQANDYPQFDGTIPNHEPRGCTRGITFSWYLYSPLRVKHPYLRGALLDRWIEARKLHADPVDAWASIVEDKEKRASYTGQRGMGGFRRGDWDTVTEIIAASNIYTAKKHGPDRVVGFSPIPAMSMISYAAGTRFLQLFGGVAMSFYDWYCDLPPASPQVWGEQTDVNESADWYNASYIVLCGSNVPMTRTPDAHYLTEARYRGTKVVVMSPDFSIATKFADAWLPVEQGHDGAFWMAVNHVLLKEFYAEREVPFFKDYVTKYTDFPFLVQLTEQDGVWRQGELVRAAQFERSANLEHAEWCLCVADQDGSVRVPNGSLGTRWSKQEGNWNLEMKDVVDGGAINPALTFLGGETRRVLFRFEGETDAVREVPVQRVTTDKGEIVVTTVFDLLMAQFGVSRGLSGDYPAGYHSELPFTPKWQEKHTGIDAETVLKIAREWGENGEKSNGRNMVIIGAGVNHWYHQDLIYRAAITALILTGSVGRNGAGLAHYVGQEKVQPLSPWTSIAMAHDWIKGSRLQNTPSFWYMHSDQWRYDRSFVDYFKPETGEKMPVHAADFNAKAVRLGWLPFAPHFNENPLSLMKQAKEAGCEDDAATRAWLVQRLKSGTTRFAIEDPDAEGNCPKVWFIWRGNAISASAKGHEFFLKHVLGAPNASCTAREAAKGEVQDIVWHEKAPEGKVDLVVDLNFRMDTSTMYSDIVLPAATWYEKSDLNTTDMHSFVNCMDAAVPPSWESKSDWKIFTMIAKKVSELAATHLPEPVRDVIAAPLLHDTPGEIAQRTVKDWKLGECEPVPGKTMPNLAIVERDYVNLYNRYLSVGPEIGHLGSHGNYYDANDEHEKLRETLPNRSWNGKSFIDIADEKVVADVILSLAPETNGELAHRAYRNLEKRVGKPLAQLAEGSRDVRIKWEDVTQKPRRVLNSPIWSGLVNGGRPYAPFTLNVEHEVPWRTLTGRQSLYLDHPYYREFHEGLPTFKGKLNPALLDETEGEQGLVLNFLTPHGKWGIHSTYSDNLRMLTLSRGGQAIWLNHLDAAGAGIEDNETIEVYNANGAVVCRSIVSSRIPRGAAIMYHAPERTLNIKKSKKSGKRGGVHNSLSRIRLKPTLMLGGYAQFSYYFNYWGPTGVNRDSYVVVRKLK
- the narH gene encoding nitrate reductase subunit beta, whose amino-acid sequence is MDVRAQIVMVFNLDKCIGCHTCSISCKNIWTDRKGAEYMWWNNVETKPGVGYPRQWEDQERFKGGWVVDGKKLKLKAMGKGPTLANMFFQPNMPKIEDYYEPFDFDYGNLAGAKESKDQPVAEAFSQISGKKIEEIQGGPNWDDDLSGSQVYAAKDLNLKDKKVIESYDSMFMQYLPRICNHCLNPACVASCPSRALYKRGEDGIVLVDQEVCKGWRFCTSACPYKKVYFNWSTGKAEKCIFCYPRVEGGQCNACAHSCVGRIRYVGVLLYDAKAVEAAALKGDAELVEAHRDVILDPRDPEVCRQAKENGISDQWLDAAAASPVYALVKEFRVALPLHPEFRTLPMAYYIPSLSPVLSTWGDTHKLLEHGMIPALETLRVPIGYLASLLSGGNHAVIEEALKKLIAIRVQMRAENLGLPADPELLADAGLDEAAAKRLYRLFTIAGYNERNVIPPQQREENDPEKRRQEGGFGILKKTRRGGK
- the narJ gene encoding nitrate reductase molybdenum cofactor assembly chaperone, with protein sequence MSIQQSYDALARLFEYPKQREELQASFANVAGYLRQNEIQSRLNLFGELVTGSTLEKLQEEYVARFDFNPAAAPYLGHHLYGDNQKKGGYMIQVKQEYARHGFVAPEEELPDHLAVLLSFLSHLARHGEDEARREFIAKLVLPGINKLLGAQAPRDTSPWLTLVEAAELLCSADCREVPSC
- a CDS encoding respiratory nitrate reductase subunit gamma, translating into MLNDLIFIALPYAALALVLLVTPYRFLSNRLTWSAYSTQFLERKFLYWGINPWHYGILPILLAHVVGFAFPGFFKGVLGNQQTLFATESVLFGLGAFAFFGVLLLLLRRVNSGMLKRVTFSSDWLVLYLLAFQAGTGIYIGYFMRWGSQWYLYTAVPYLWSIVSFRPQIEYVADLPLVFKLHAACAFLIVAVLPFTKLVHMLYLPVDFLKDPPLLYRWRSK